Within the Arthrobacter caoxuetaonis genome, the region GCGTTTTCGAGGTAGGCAGCGTAGTGATCCGCTCCCCCGGCATGCGGATGCTTATCTCCGAAGAGCAGGCTCCAGCCGTGGCTTGCGGCGCGCCGGGCCAGAAGGTCGACGTCGGCAGGAGATCCCGCTCCGAACGCCAGGTGGTTCACCCCTGGCCTGCGCCGTTCGTGGTCCGCCGGAAGGACGTCGGGCCCTGCCTCAATCACGATGTAGCCCGCAGCGCCCTGCCAGCGCGCCCCGGTGGCCCACCGGTCCCGCAGCACGAAGCCCAGGCGCTCCAGCAGCCAGCCCAGGCTCTCTTCCGCCCGGGGCAGGTCCCGCACCCAGATCTCGGTGTGGTGGATGCGGCCAGTAGGGGCGCTATCCGCGGCGCTGGCTGCTTCCTTGGCAGAAGAACCCTCACTCTCCACGGCCGTCGGCGAGCCTGCGGGCGTCGCTGTGCGGGTTGATTCCCGCTGCTTCCACGGCACGCCGGCAATTCCGGCGTCCATGGCTTCGTTGGACAGGCGGTCCGCGTCCTTGTTGATCTCCCGCGGGATCCACTGGTACTTCACGCGGCGGGGGTCCACTGTGGCCCTGGCTTTGGCCGCTAGCCGCTGCATGTCCTCGTGTTTGATCTTCCAGCGCCCGCTCATCTGTTCAACGACGAGCTTGGAGTCCATCTTGGCCAGGATCCAGGCCTCGGGGTCGACCTCATGGGCCAGCTCCAGTGCAGCAATCAGGCCGGAGTACTCCGCGACATTGTTGGAAACGATGCCCAGGTATTCTGCCTTCTCCATGAGGATCTCCCCGGTATCCGGATCACGGACCAGGGCCCCGTACCCGGCGTGGCCCGGATTTCCGCGCGAACCGCCGTCCGCTTCGACGATGAGGGTCCGGCGGGCGGGAGCAGCTGAAGAATGGACAGGCGTGTCCGACGGGTCAAACAGGGTCACGGAACTAGCTGCCCCACTCCGAGGAGCGCACCAGGATGCAGCCGGAATCCGGGCAGAACACGATGTCGTCTGCTGCTGCCTTGCGGATATCTGCAAGGTCGCCCGGGCTCAGCTGCATGCCGGATCCCTCCGAAGTTCCGTGGAACAGCCGGGCAGCGCCAATCCCGTGCCGGGAAAGGGTGCGTTCGTAGACCGCCAGGAGGTCGGGCGCAAAACGTCCGGCAAGCTCGGTGCGCTGGCGCATGATTTCGGCGCGCTCGGCTTCAATCTCCGCAAGTTCTGTATCCCGCCGGCCCTCAAGGTCAGTGAGTTCCGTCTCGGCTGCCGCAGCCTCGGTGCGGCGCTCGGCTTCTACGGCCTTGACCGCTTCGAGGCGCTCCATCACCTCAAGCTCGGTGTCTTCCAGGTCCGAACGCCGGCGGCTCAGTGATTCGATCTCGCTCTGCAGCGCCGTGAGTTCCTTGGAACCGCCGTGGCCGCTGTCAAGGTGCTTCTGGTCGCGTTCCAGGCGCGCGACGACGGATGCAACGTCCGCTTCGGCTCGCGCGAGCTCGCGCTCAATGTCCGCGCTCTGCGTGGCGGCGGCTCCGAGTGCGGTGCGTGCCGCGGCGGCTTTCCCGGCCAGGGCCGTGAGGTCCGGGTTCTCGCGCACGCTGCGGGCGCGGGAGTCCAGCTGCTTCATCCTGCTGTCCAATGCCTGCAGGTCCAGCAGCCGCAGCTGCTCCGCCGATGATGCTTTTGCCACCAAATACCTCCACTTGATCCGCTTGCCTGTCTGGTGCGGCCCTCCTAGCCTATGCCACTGGGACCGCGCCTGTTCAGCCGGGGGTCAGCACAAAGTCCCACGGATCGGTATTGCGGCTGCTGACCCGGATTTCCACGGTGAATCCCTGGTCCGTCAGCACGTTCTCCAGCGCCTGGGCCGCCGGGGTCAGCCAGAGCCACTCGCTGCCGAAGTGCGAGACATCAATGAGGTAGGGACGGCCGTTCACGGCCGCTTCCCTCGCCTCTGAGGCGGGATGGTGCCGCAGGTCAGCGGTGACGTAGACATCCGCATGCTGGGCGCGGACGGCGTCGAACAGGCTGTCGCCTGCACCGCCGCACACAGCAACCCGGCGGACAAGTCCCTGCGGGTCCCCCGCCACCCGCACTCCACCGGCGACAGCCGGCATGATGCTGAAAACCAGTTCGGCGAAGTTTCCCAGCGTCGTGACCTCCGCGAGGTTGCCTACCCGCCCGATGCCTTCCTCGGGAAGTCCGTTGACGGCCGGAACCAACGGGACGGTGTCGTGCAGGCCAAAAGCATCTGCCAGGACATCGGAGACTCCCCCGACGGCGCTGTCGCCGTTGGTGTGGGCAGTCACCAGGGCGCAGCCGCCTTCAATCAGCCGGTGCACGGCGTCGCCCTTGAATCCGGTACCCGCCACCGAGTGGACGGGCTTAAGCAGCAGCGGGTGGTGCGTCAGCAGGAGGTCCGCACCCCACTCGAGTGCTTCGTCGATCACTTCATGCGTGGGATCGACGGCGAGCAGGATCCGCGTGACCGCGCGGGAGGGCCGTCCCGTAACCATCCCGACGGCATCCCAGTCCTCGGCAAGTGACTCGGGCCAGAGCTCTTCGACGGCCAGCAGGACATCGCCAACGGTGGGTTGGGAGAGGGTTTCCGCATCCGGAGTGGCCGGGGTGCCCGGAGTTTCCTGGGGAGTGTCCGGCAGGTCGGCGCCGGTGGCGTCATTGTCGCCGTTGCGTGGGGTTTCCATAGATATAAGTTCTACCCCACGGCACCCCTTTGCGGGCACACCGCAAACCCGGGAATCTTTGACAGCGCAGCCGCCTTGTACATGAGCATGAAGACCTATGTTCTTGGCGGAGGCTGCTTCTGGTGCCTCGACGCCATCTATCAGAAAACACGCGGCGTGCAGAGCGTGGTGTCCGGCTACACCGGCGGGTTTACCGCCCACCCGGACTACGACAGTGTTTGTTCTGGGATCACCGGGCACGCAGAGGTCGTGGCTGTGACATTCGATGAAAACATCATCCCCGCCGAGGTCATCCTGGATATGTTCTTCATCTCGCACGATCCGACGACGCTTAACCGGCAGGGATACGACGTCGGCACGCAGTACCGGTCCTCGATGTTCTACCGGACAGACCAGGAGCGCGAAGAGATGGAGAAAGCGGTCCAGCGGGCCCAGGCGCTGTGGAGTGACCCTATTGTCACGGTGATCACCCCGCTGCCCACATTCCACCGGGCTGAGGAGTACCACCAGGACTTTTACGCCAAGCATCCCGAACAGGGCTACTGCCAGGTGATCATCAACCCGAAGCTGGCGAAGGCCAGGAAATATTACGCCGAATGGCTTGACAACTAATCCTGTGAATGACCGGCGATAGGCTTGAGGAAACTGCCTTCACGCCGGCCCACAGGCCAACGAACAGAGGAAAATCCACATGGCACGAATTTACGACGACGTCACCCAGCTGGTAGGCGGCACGCCCCTGGTCCGCCTCAACCGGCTCACCGAAGGCCTGCCCGGCGACGTGGCGGTAAAGCTGGAGTTCTACAACCCCGCCAACTCGGTCAAGGACCGCATCGGCGTCGCCATTGTCGACGCGGCTGAAAAGGCCGGGGCCCTCCGCCCGGGAGGAACCATCGTCGAGGGCACGTCCGGCAACACCGGAATCGCCCTGGCCATGGTCGGCGCCGCCCGCGGCTACAAGGTCATCCTGACCATGCCCGAAACGATGTCCACGGAACGCCGGGTCATGCTGCGCGCCTTCGGCGCCGAAATCGTCCTGACTCCGGGTGCTGACGGCATGCGCGGCGCCGTCGAGAAGGCCAAGGAAATCGTGGCCACCACGGAGAACTCCATCTGGGCCCAGCAGTTCGCCAACCAGGCCAATGTGGAAATCCACCGCACCACCACTGCCGAGGAGATCTGGGAAGACACCGACGGGAAGGTGGACATCTTCGTTGCCGGCGTCGGCACCGGCGGCACCGTCACGGGCGTCGGCCAGGTCCTGAAGAAGCGCAAGCCCGGCGTCCAGATCGTCGCCGTTGAGCCCAAGGATTCCGCGATCCTCAACGGCGGTTCCCCGGGGCCGCACAAGATCCAGGGTATTGGCGCCAACTTCGTCCCCGAGATCCTGGACACCGAGATCTACGACGAGGTGTTTGACGCGTCCATCGAGGACTCCGTCGCCACGGCACGGGCACTGGGTACGCAGGAAGGCATCCTCGGCGGCATCTCCTCCGGTGCGATCGTCTGGGCCGCACTGGAACTGGCCAAGCGCCCCGAAAACGCCGGTAAGCTGATCGTGGCCGTTGTCTGCGACTTCGGAGAACGTTACATTTCCACGGTTCTCTACGACGACATCCGCGGCTAGCCAGCCCCGCCTGCGACGGCGGAGAACTACCAAGCAGAAAGTTCCACGTGCCTCTCCTGTCACGCCTGCGCGAAGACCTCGACGCCGCCGCGTCCCACGACCCGGCGGCCCGGGGTTCCTTCGAGAACCTCGTCGTCTACTCCGGCCTGCACGCCATCTGGGTGCACCGCCTGACGCACCGGATGTGGTCTAAGCCGGCGCTGCGCTTCCCGGCACGGGTCCTGTCCCAGGCCGCACGGTTCGCCACGGGAATCGAAATCCATCCCGGGGCAACCATTGGACGGCGGTTCTTCATCGACCACGGCATGGGCGTCGTGATCGGTGAAACAGCGGAGATTGGCGACGACGTCATGCTCTACCACGGCGTGACCCTGGGCGGCCGCTCACTGGCGAAGGTCAAGCGCCATCCCACCCTCTGCAACGGCGTCGTCGTGGGCGCCGGGGCGAAGATCCTGGGGCCGGTCACCATCGGGGCCAACAGCGCCGTGGGAGCGAACGCCGTCGTCGTCAAGGACGCTCCGGCCGATTCGATCATTACCGGCATCCCCGCGACCTGGCGGCACCGTGACCCCAAGATGAACCAGCCCGCCGTGGATCCGGCGGAGTACGTGGATCCCGCGATCTACATTTAGCAGCGCAAAGCAGAAGGCCGGCCGCACCCGATTGGGAGCGGCCGGCCTTCTGCTGTTCCGGGAACTAGTGGGTGTCCACGGCTTCGATTTCGGAGTGGTCACCGCTCCACAGCGTGTGGAAGGTGCCTTCGGCGTCGACCCGGCTGTAGGTGTGCGCGCCGAAGAGATCGCGCAGGCCCTGGGTCAGCGCGGCCGGAAGGCGCTTGCGGCGCAGGCCGTCGTAGTAGGCCAGCGAGGAGGAGAAGACCGGAACCGGGATCCCCAGCTGCACAGCCACGGAGACCACACGGCGCCAGGCCGGCAGCGCCTGGGCAATGGACTCGGCGAAGGCCGGGGCCAGCAGCAGGTTGGCCGGAGCCTTTCCGTCCGCGTAGGCCTTCATGATGTCATCGAGCAGTTCGGCACGGATGATGCAGCCGGCACGCCACAGCGAGGCAATCTCATCCAGCTTCAGATCCCAGCCGTAGGTCTTGGCAGCGCCGGTGAGCATGTCCAGGCCCTGGGCGTAGCTGACGAGCTTGGACGCGTACAGCGCCTGCCGCACGTCCTCCACAAAGGTATCCGGCAGCTCGACGCCGATTTCCTCACCGGCCAGGATGCCCTGGGCTTCCTCGCGCTGGCCGCGCTGGGAAGAAAGGGCGCGGGCGAAGACGGATTCGGCGATCGCCGAGACCGGGGAGCCCAGGTCCAGGCCCGAGACAACGGTCCAGCGGCCGGTGCCCTTCTGGCCGGCGGAATCCACGACGACGTCAACAAACGGCTTGCCGGTCTTCGGGTCGGTGTGGGCCAGGACTTCGGCCGTGATCTCGATGAGGAAGGAGCTCAGCTGGCCCCGGTTCCACTCGGTGAAGATCTGTGCCTGCTCAGCCGGTTCAATTCCGGCAGCGGAGCGCAGCAGGTCGTAGGCCTCGCCGATGACCTGCATGTCGGCGTATTCAATGCCGTTGTGAACCATCTTCACGAAGTGCCCGGCGCCGTCGGTGCCGACCCAGGTGCAGCACGGCTCGCCGTTGTACTTGGCGGAAATCTTCTCCAGCATCGGGCCGAGCGAGTCGTAGGACTCGCGGGAGCCGCCGGGCATGATGGACGGACCCAGGAGTGCACCTTCTTCACCGCCGGAAACCCCGACGCCAACGAAGTGCAGGTCCTTTTCGGCCAGTGCGGCCTCACGGCGGCGGGTGTCTTCGTAGTGGGAGTTCCCGGCGTCAATGACGATGTCGCCCGGCTCCAGGAGCGGCACCAGCTGGTCGATGACCGAATCCACGGGCGCTCCGGCCTTCACCATGATCAGGACGCGGCGCGGTTTTTCGAGGGAATCCACCAGCTCCTGCAGGGTCTCCGTGCGGACGAAGTCGCCTTCGTCCCCGTGGGCGTTCAGCAGGGCGTCCGTTTTTTCCACCGACCGGTTGTGCAGGGCCACCGTGTAGCCGTTGCGGGCCAGGTTGCGGGCGAGATTCGCCCCCATGACAGCCAGGCCGGTTACACCGATTTGTGCGCTCAAGTTCACTCCAAGGATTCTTCAGGTGCCGGGAACCAGCACGGTGTCGGCGCAGCAGTGGCGCCGTCTTCAGCCTTTAGCCTATTCTCCCGGAGGCCGCCCCCGCCACACGGCTGCTTGCCGCGGCCTGCACGCGGAGGTCAGGATCCGGCGGCGGCCGGAACCCGCCCCGAGCGGACGGCTGCTGAGAAGGCCTCATAGTCCCGCTCGTTTTGGTCGGCGTACCGGTCGCAGAAATCCGCAACGGATTCGTCGAAAACGTCCCCCTTGCCCAGGTAGGCTGCGATCGCGATGGGGTCCCCGGACCTGGCGTGCGCCCTGGCGAGGGTCCAGCCGCACGCACGGGCATAGAAACCCATCCCCATCGGCCGCATGCCTTCGATGACCGCGGAGCCTTTCATGTCCCGCAGCTGGCGCCAATACAGGTATCGGTTTTCCTGAACGCCTTTGGTCCAGCCCAGGAAAATATCGCTCGCGGCCTGCATCCTGCGCTGGCCCTGGACCACCCGCGCACCGGGATGGCGGTAGGCGCTGCGGGGCAGGTGGTCTTCCAGGACGGACCGCGTTGCTTCCTTGACCTGCAGGAACAGCGGGTCTGCGGAGTCGCGGCCTTGGAGGAGAACGATAAAGGCCCTTGTGCCGACGCTTCCAACACCCACGACCTTGCGGGCTACGTCGAGCATTTCGAAGCGCTCAAGGAGCTGGCGCCTGTCATGCTGCAGGTTCTGGCGGTAGGAATGCAGCTGGTCCCTCATGTCGTTCGCCATCTCTTCCGCGGACGTGCCGAACACTGCCTCCAGTTCCCGGACCGGGATGATGATCGGAGGCTGGCTGACAATCCGGTACGTGCCGTCCACACGTTCGGCAAGCTTGGACAGCGCCTGCAGGCTGTCCCGCGAGCGTGCTTTCCGAACTGCCTTCGCCACTTTCTCTCCCGCCAGTTTTGCCGCCCTTTTCTCTGCTTTGCCCTTGCTGGACTCGGCCACGAGCTGGATCGCTGCGAGCAGGTCCTGGTCCGACTGCCGTGCATACCAGATGTCCAACGTGCCCATCTGCGCGAAGCTGCGCATCGCTTCGCGGTATGACCGGATCGCTGCGAGGGACACACCGCGCGCATCCTCCCGGCTGAACATGTTGTGCCTGGCCGCAATGGTGAAACTCGCTGCCATCCGCAGAACGTCGTACTCGAACGGCCCGGGGAGGGTTTCGTCGAAGTCGTTGAGATCAAAGACCAGGGTCCGCTCAGGGGAGGCAAACACGCCGAAATTGGACAGGTGGGCATCACCGCAGAGCTGGACATCCAGCCCCGCCCGCGCGGTGTCCTTGAGATCCGCGGCCATGATCTTCGCCGCCCCGCGGTAGAACGTCAACGGCGAGGCCAGCATCCTGGCGTGCCTCACCGGTACCAGGTCCGGTTCACGGGTCAGGTTCTGCTCTTCGATGAGCGCCACCGGGTCCGGCCGCCCGGGTGACGGGACCCAGTCCCGGTGTACGGCGCGGGGTGTGGCTTGCCGGCGCTGCCTGCCCCCTGCGGCGCGCTCCGGAATGCTCTGGTGCCTGGTTGTCCTGCCCATAATCGGGGCCTTTCAATGCGGCTTGCTGCGCTGCCAGGGCTCCTGTGCACCGCAGCCGACCAGATCAGGATATCCGCCCGCTTCCGCCGTGGGCAGGTTTCCCGCATTCTTGGAAGCAAAGCGGTTCGACCTTGTCCACGTTGCCGGGACAGTGACCGGTACGGCAGGTCCGGAACGGCGCGGGGGCACGGGAGGGAAAGCCCAGGATTGTGCTGCTCATCGGAACCATCGTCCTGGCTCTTTTCACTACCTTGTCCCCGACGCTACGCGGAGTCCCGCAGCTCCCAGCGGTTCACTATCGAAGCGGCGCCTTCGAGGACGGCGATACCGTCCTCGAGAGTCTCTGTACCTGCGGTCAGGACCACCAGGCTGTATTCGGCGCCGTCTCCGAGAACAAACCCGGAGCTGCCCACATTCCAGGACAGCAGGTCATCCTGCAGCCAGCCGTTTTTCAGGCCCACTTCTGCCACGGAACTGAGGGTTCCGGCGCTGATCCCCCATGACTGCTCCGGCACTACGCTCTCCAGCAGCGTCACCGCATACTCATGCAGCTGGGGATCGATCCAGTCCACGCCCCGGGCCACAGCCGTCGCAATCCGCAACTGGTCCTCCGCGGTGGTCTCGTTCGTACCCCAGATTTCCGTTGCCACGGTCTCCGAGATGCCGAGCCGGTCATACGTTGCCTGCAGTTCAGGAGCTCCGCCAACCAGTGCGTAGAGCTGGTCAGTTGCCGTGTTGTCACTCCGGCGGATCATCTCCTCCGCCAGTGCGCGCTCCCCGGCCGATAGCTCCCTGCCCTCCTCAGTTGCCTGCCTCAGCAGGGTGAGGAGGATGGGCACCTTCACCAGGCTGGCTTCGAGATAGCGTCCCGACGGGTTGTAGGTCCAGGCCTGGCCGGTGTCGTGCTCGTACAGTGCAACCGAGAAGTCAATGCTGGTTTCGGCGTTGTACCGGTCCAATTCGGTCATCAGCTGCGTCTCGGGACGCGCAGTGGGCGACGGCGTCGCAGCTTGCTGAGGGACCGCGGCCTCTCCTTGGTCCGGTACGGGCGTGCAGCCGGCAACCGCGGAGACCAGCGTTCCCGCGGCCAGCAGCGATGCCAGGAGGGATTTGAAAAAGGTGGTGCGCAACGGTGGTCTTTCACATCGAACATGGGAATGGCCGCCTTAGTTGGCAGCCTGTTCCGTCTTACCACCAAAACCTCAAAGTCTGGTGTGTGCCGGCTGCCACCTTGGCGGGGCATTCGGCGGGTGTGCTCCGGGGGTCACCCTGCCTCCGCACGGGACGAAAAAACCCGCCTTCGGTTATTACCGAGGCGGGTTTTGTCCGTGGGTCCTACCGGGATCGAACCGATGACATCCACGGTGTAAACGTGGCGCTCTACCAGCTGAGCTAAAGACCCGACGTGACCCGTTATGCCAGCTGGGATATCCCGGCCAGCGCCGCATCACGAGGAATTACATTACCGGACAGGCGTCCTAAACGCCTAATCGGGCTGCGCTCCGGCGTCGTGCTGTGTCCTGCCGGGCTCGGGCAGGGAGCGGGCCAGATACTGCAGTGCTGTGCCCACCCCCATGTCGATCTTCAGGTCCGCCAGATCATCCCCCCGGGTCTGCCCGCGGTTAATGATCACCACCGGCTTTCCCTCTTTCGCGGCGTGGCGGACAAAACGCAGTCCGCTCATCACGGTCAGTGAGGAGCCCGCCACGAGCAGGGCACCGGCGTCATCCACGGCCGCGTAAGCGAGCCGGACGCGTTCCTTGGGAACGTTCTCGCCAAAGTAGACGAAGTCGGGCTTCAGCATGCCGTCGCAGACCGGGCAGTCCGCGACCGTAAAGCCTTCCGTGTCCGCGATCTCGGCATCGGCGTCGGGTGCTGTGTCCCACTCGGCACCGACCTGCTCCAGGTATCCCGGATTCAGCTTTTCCAGCAGCCGCGCGATCCCTTCGCGCGTGTAGACGGACCCGCAGGAGAGGCAGAGGACACGGTCATACCTGCCGTGGAGGTCGACGACCCGGATGCTGCCCGCATCGCTGTGGAGCCGGTCCACATTCTGCGTGATCACGCCCGTCAGCAGCCCGCGTTCCTCCAGATGGACCACGGCCTCATGCCCTGCGTTGGGCACGGCGTGCCGCAGGTGGTGCCATCCGACGTGGTTGCGTGCCCAGTATCGCTGCCGCATGACGGGATCGCCCACAAATTGCTGATACGTCATGGGATTGCGCGGCGGCGCGTCCGGTCCGCGGTAATCCGGAATCCCGGAGTCAGTGCTGAGGCCCGCCCCGGTCAGCAGTGCCATGCGGCGCCCCGCGAGAAGTTCGACGGCGGCATCCAGCTGCGCCCGCTCGGCATCCGTGGGATCCGTGGAAGCATCGGCCGGATCCCGGGTTACGAACCCGGTCAGGCCGGTTCCGGCGGGGCCGAAGGGTTTGCGCGCCAGGGGCATGTCAGCTACGGCCAGCCGTTGAGAGTTCCAGGAGCGCCTCCCGGTATGCTGCCTGGTCGCGGGGTTCACCCATCGCGGAGCTCAGGACCGTGCGGATGACGCCGTCGGCTCCGATGACAAAGCTGGACCTCGTGGCTAACCCGCGGTTTTCGTCAAACACACCGTAGCGCCGCGCGACGGCACCGTGGGGCCAGAAATCCGAAAGCAGGTCAAACTCCCAGCCCTGCTCCGCGGCCCAGGCCCGCAGCGAGTATTTTGCGTCGCTGGAGACTGCCAGCAGTGAAGCCCCGGCAGCATCGAACTCCGGCTGCAGGGATGCCAGTTCCGCCAGCTCTCCGGAACATACCCGTGAGAAAGCAAAGGGATAGAAAACCAGGACCACCGGTTTTCCTGCCAACCGCTCCAGGCTCACCGGCTCCCCATACTGGTTCGGGAGCTCGAAGCCGGGGGCGGGCTCCCCGGGATTGGGACCGGTTGCAGCCGGCATGCGCCGCTACTTCTTCCTGCGGCTCACCAGGCGGGTGGCTGCCCAGTCCTGACACACACCCGGGGAGGTGGTGACGTGCAGGCCCGCAGTGGGAGCTGCTTCCTCAATGTCGGCCGGGGGAACATAGCCGTTCCGGCCGGACTTGGGGGTGAGGACCCAGACGACGCCGCCGTCGTCCAGCGTGGTCAGCGAATCGACCAGTGCGTCTACCAAATCACCGTCATCGGCGCGCCACCACAAGATCACACCGTCGACGACGTCATGATCATCCTCCGTCAGGAGTTCGCCGCCGATGAGGTCCTCAAGATCCTCCCGGAGATCGAAGTCAACGTCGTCGTCGTAGCCGAATTCCTGAATCAGGTCGCCGTCTTTGAAACCCATTCTTTCCGCCACATTGCTCTCTGTGGCGGCATCGGCCTCGCTCACTTCACTCCTCCTGGTTGACTGCATAAATACAAGGGAATCACATCTTGGGGCGAACTGCCCGTTCCTGATCACAAGGGAACACCTTTTGGGGGCAAGCTTCAAGGGGTTTTGCGCCCTGCGGCCGCGCCCCGGACGTGATGCCCAAGGGTCCCTTGCCCCGCAGGCACGAGGTTCGCCGCGGACCCTACGAAAGAATTGGCCACCGGTCTACAGTGGCCTAAAGGGCTCCGGGGCCGCGCACGCCGCCCATGGGACCAAAGCACCCAGCCGCCCGGCAGACAGGGCCGGGAATCATCAGCGCAGCGTCAGACCAATGTCCAGTCACCATCTGTGCATAGGAGAATTTCGTGGCCGCAGAAGACAAAACGGACATCCTCAGCGGGCTTACGGGCCAGCTGCCGGACAAGGATCCGGAAGAAACCGCCGAATGGATCGAATCGCTGGACGATCTGATCCGGACCGAAGGCACCGAACGGGCGCAGTTCATCATGCGTTCCCTGCTCCAGCGCGCGGGGGCCCACTCCGTGGGTGTGCCCATGGTCACCACCACGGACTACGTCAACACGATCCCGGTGGACCAGGAACCGGAGTTCCCGGGAGACGAAGAGATCGAGCGCCGGTTCAGGGCATGGATGCGCTGGAACGCGGCCGTAATGGTCCACCGTGCCCAGCGCCCCGGCATTGGCGTCGGCGGCCACATCTCGACCTTCGCCGGAGCTGCAACCCTCTATGAAGTGGGCATGAACCATTTCTTCCGCGGCAAGGACTTCCCGGGCCGGGGCGACCAGGTCTACTTCCAGGGCCATGCGGCACCGGGAATGTACGCCCGGGCGTACCTGGAGGGCAGGCTCACCGAAGAGGACCTTGACGGCTTCCGGCAGGAAAAATCCCGGGAAGGCCATGCACTGTCCTCCTACCCGCATCCGCGTTCCATGCCGGATTTCTGGGAGTTCCCCACCGTGTCCATGGGAATCGGGCCAATGAACGCCATCTTCCAGGCGCAGCTAAACCGCTACATGGATAACCGCGGCATGAAGGACACCTCCAACCAGCACGTCT harbors:
- a CDS encoding NAD-dependent protein deacetylase, translating into MPLARKPFGPAGTGLTGFVTRDPADASTDPTDAERAQLDAAVELLAGRRMALLTGAGLSTDSGIPDYRGPDAPPRNPMTYQQFVGDPVMRQRYWARNHVGWHHLRHAVPNAGHEAVVHLEERGLLTGVITQNVDRLHSDAGSIRVVDLHGRYDRVLCLSCGSVYTREGIARLLEKLNPGYLEQVGAEWDTAPDADAEIADTEGFTVADCPVCDGMLKPDFVYFGENVPKERVRLAYAAVDDAGALLVAGSSLTVMSGLRFVRHAAKEGKPVVIINRGQTRGDDLADLKIDMGVGTALQYLARSLPEPGRTQHDAGAQPD
- a CDS encoding peroxiredoxin, whose protein sequence is MPAATGPNPGEPAPGFELPNQYGEPVSLERLAGKPVVLVFYPFAFSRVCSGELAELASLQPEFDAAGASLLAVSSDAKYSLRAWAAEQGWEFDLLSDFWPHGAVARRYGVFDENRGLATRSSFVIGADGVIRTVLSSAMGEPRDQAAYREALLELSTAGRS
- a CDS encoding DUF3052 domain-containing protein, which gives rise to MSEADAATESNVAERMGFKDGDLIQEFGYDDDVDFDLREDLEDLIGGELLTEDDHDVVDGVILWWRADDGDLVDALVDSLTTLDDGGVVWVLTPKSGRNGYVPPADIEEAAPTAGLHVTTSPGVCQDWAATRLVSRRKK